One region of Chryseobacterium sp. SORGH_AS_0447 genomic DNA includes:
- a CDS encoding nucleoside phosphorylase — translation MLNKLAASELVLNEDGSVYHLNLLPEDIAGKIILVGDPDRVAKVSKYFDTVEIRKNKREFYTHTGTLRGERITVMSTGIGTENIDIVMNELDALVNIDLQNKEFKTEHTALQLFRMGTCGSVNPDVQVDHMLVTQNVVGLDGLMHFYQDYAFENEFSKNFSDRFPYAKIKPMLYFSEWSEELGALYADAKYHGNTATFPGFYAPQGRQLRLKAVDDQFLETLNDLGVTNFEMETSAIYALSKMLGHKAITVNNVIANRRRGEFSADHHASEKNLIEWVLERIIK, via the coding sequence ATGCTCAATAAACTTGCAGCTTCAGAACTGGTGCTGAACGAAGACGGAAGTGTTTATCACCTGAACCTTTTACCGGAAGATATTGCCGGGAAGATCATTCTTGTAGGAGATCCTGACCGGGTAGCCAAGGTTTCGAAATATTTCGATACGGTAGAAATCAGAAAAAATAAAAGGGAATTTTATACGCATACCGGAACTTTGCGCGGTGAAAGAATCACCGTAATGTCAACGGGAATCGGTACGGAGAATATCGATATCGTCATGAATGAGCTGGATGCCTTGGTAAATATCGATCTTCAAAATAAAGAATTTAAGACAGAACATACGGCGCTGCAGCTATTCCGGATGGGAACGTGCGGAAGTGTGAATCCTGACGTTCAGGTAGACCATATGCTGGTTACCCAAAATGTTGTAGGACTGGACGGCCTGATGCATTTTTACCAGGACTATGCATTTGAAAACGAATTCTCAAAAAATTTTTCAGACCGCTTCCCGTATGCTAAGATTAAACCAATGCTGTATTTTTCCGAATGGTCAGAAGAATTGGGAGCACTGTATGCAGATGCCAAATATCATGGAAACACGGCAACTTTCCCGGGTTTTTATGCACCACAGGGCAGACAACTCCGTTTAAAAGCAGTTGACGACCAGTTTTTGGAAACGCTAAATGATTTAGGGGTGACCAATTTTGAAATGGAAACTTCGGCTATTTATGCCTTATCCAAAATGCTCGGACACAAAGCAATTACAGTAAACAATGTAATTGCCAACAGAAGACGCGGGGAATTTTCTGCCGACCATCATGCTTCTGAAAAGAATTTGATTGAATGGGTGTTGGAGCGGATTATTAAATAA
- a CDS encoding RagB/SusD family nutrient uptake outer membrane protein, with amino-acid sequence MKNKFLKISFAAVFLLSMPAITISCNDDTLEEKENKGAFANFFRNEQECFFALVGTYDPLRKYAGGFENMVTFFNAASDDFYAGGGSATDGAGIQGVSNWQINQTTMPATYWRDYYQGVARANELIGRVPNADMSDALKSRFIAEAKTLRALYYFDLLRMFKNIPLILNTFTVTDDFYHIPQATPAEVYTQIEKDLNEAIPNLPMTVSGEQRGRLTQGAARAMLGKVYLYQNKMSDAAAQLAQVNGTPGTTSQYGYKLVSDYNSLWITDNKFTTESVFEVTHTNKANSDWSFWGQGRDEGNSICIMTSPRSYTKKANDAPDIVGGWAFNTITPDLFNFIQNDPRVDATVLNMASLKQQNKADYSPAFMDTGYFLNKYMPTRDEVTTLPGASELNYRQNYILIRLADTYLMEAEALNGSGARAQALLDAVRARVGLASVPVTMQAVKDERRRELAGEGHRFFDLVRWGEAATKLASKGFVAGKNEIMPIPYTELTGTILKQNPGY; translated from the coding sequence ATGAAAAATAAATTTTTAAAAATAAGTTTTGCAGCTGTTTTTCTTTTAAGTATGCCTGCAATCACCATATCTTGTAACGACGACACGCTGGAAGAAAAAGAAAACAAAGGAGCCTTTGCCAATTTTTTCAGAAATGAGCAGGAATGTTTTTTTGCTTTAGTAGGAACCTATGACCCGTTAAGAAAATATGCTGGAGGTTTTGAAAATATGGTAACATTCTTTAACGCCGCATCAGATGATTTCTATGCTGGCGGAGGAAGCGCAACAGATGGTGCTGGAATCCAGGGGGTTTCAAATTGGCAGATCAACCAGACCACAATGCCGGCAACTTACTGGAGAGATTATTACCAAGGAGTTGCTAGAGCAAACGAATTAATTGGCAGGGTGCCTAATGCTGATATGAGTGATGCCTTAAAAAGCCGTTTTATTGCCGAAGCTAAAACATTAAGAGCACTTTACTATTTTGATCTTTTAAGAATGTTCAAAAACATTCCTCTTATTTTAAATACATTTACCGTCACAGACGATTTTTATCATATCCCGCAAGCTACTCCTGCAGAAGTATATACTCAGATTGAAAAAGATTTGAATGAGGCAATTCCGAATTTACCGATGACAGTAAGCGGAGAACAGAGAGGCAGGTTGACACAAGGTGCTGCAAGAGCAATGCTAGGGAAAGTTTATCTTTACCAGAATAAAATGTCTGATGCGGCAGCTCAGCTGGCTCAGGTAAATGGTACTCCAGGAACAACGAGCCAATATGGATATAAGCTGGTATCAGATTATAACAGTTTATGGATTACAGATAATAAGTTTACTACAGAATCAGTATTTGAAGTAACCCATACCAATAAAGCAAATTCCGACTGGAGCTTTTGGGGACAAGGGAGAGATGAAGGTAATTCTATATGTATTATGACTTCTCCTAGATCTTATACAAAAAAAGCAAACGATGCTCCGGATATCGTAGGAGGATGGGCTTTTAATACTATTACACCGGACTTATTTAATTTTATTCAAAATGATCCTCGTGTAGATGCAACGGTATTAAATATGGCGAGCCTAAAACAACAGAATAAAGCAGATTATTCTCCTGCTTTTATGGATACAGGATATTTTCTTAATAAATACATGCCGACAAGAGATGAGGTAACTACTTTACCGGGAGCATCAGAGTTAAATTACAGACAAAATTACATCCTGATAAGATTAGCAGATACCTATCTTATGGAGGCTGAGGCATTAAATGGAAGTGGCGCAAGAGCTCAGGCCTTATTGGATGCCGTGAGAGCAAGAGTGGGTCTGGCATCAGTACCCGTGACTATGCAGGCGGTAAAAGATGAGAGAAGAAGGGAGTTAGCAGGTGAAGGTCATCGGTTTTTTGATTTGGTAAGATGGGGAGAAGCAGCAACAAAATTGGCGTCAAAAGGATTTGTAGCAGGAAAGAATGAAATTATGCCAATTCCTTATACCGAACTTACAGGTACGATTCTTAAACAAAATCCAGGCTATTAA
- a CDS encoding glycoside hydrolase family 16 protein has protein sequence MKLQPVAHLIIGGILLFSVAGCASNNPVSGKKLIWSDEFNERGLPDATKWNYDTGGSGFGNEEAQFYTKDRLENARVENGKLIIEARKETRENRKYTSARLLTKGKFSFQYGTVEVRAKLPKGRGTWPAIWMMSEDMKKWPDDGELDIMEHVGYHQGYIHASVHTKKYNHIMQTQKTDTLFLKDVSEKFHVYKADWSPEKIDVYIDNQKFFTYENKEKSYGAWPFDKPYYLILNLAIGGMWGGKEGIDDSIFPQKFEIDYVRVYQNK, from the coding sequence ATGAAACTTCAACCTGTTGCTCATTTGATTATCGGCGGAATACTTCTTTTTTCTGTCGCCGGCTGTGCTTCGAACAATCCTGTTTCAGGTAAAAAGCTGATCTGGAGCGATGAATTTAATGAAAGAGGATTACCTGATGCCACCAAATGGAATTATGATACCGGTGGCAGCGGTTTTGGAAATGAAGAAGCCCAGTTCTATACCAAAGACCGTCTGGAGAATGCCCGGGTCGAAAATGGAAAGCTGATTATTGAAGCCCGGAAAGAAACGCGGGAAAACAGGAAATATACCTCCGCCCGATTGTTAACCAAAGGAAAATTTTCTTTTCAGTACGGAACGGTTGAGGTGAGGGCTAAACTTCCGAAAGGACGCGGGACCTGGCCTGCCATTTGGATGATGAGCGAAGACATGAAAAAATGGCCGGACGACGGCGAGCTGGACATCATGGAGCATGTGGGCTATCACCAGGGCTACATTCATGCTTCGGTACACACCAAGAAATACAACCATATCATGCAGACGCAGAAAACCGATACCTTGTTTTTAAAGGATGTAAGTGAAAAATTTCATGTGTATAAAGCAGACTGGTCACCGGAAAAAATTGATGTCTATATCGATAACCAAAAGTTTTTTACGTACGAAAATAAAGAGAAATCTTATGGAGCCTGGCCTTTCGATAAGCCTTATTACCTCATCTTAAATCTGGCCATTGGCGGAATGTGGGGCGGAAAAGAAGGCATTGACGACAGCATTTTCCCGCAAAAATTTGAAATCGATTATGTAAGGGTTTATCAGAATAAATAA
- a CDS encoding glycoside hydrolase family 30 beta sandwich domain-containing protein, with amino-acid sequence MKSQHSYSFVLRSAALCGVALLSFLNCSSTSSDLANNGDNSGNGTGGNTTGDPVQMWLTKGDQSVKLQQQNNAYFSGTSGSGTTIEIDPAQVFQTVDGFGYTLTGGSVQVINQLSAAKKQELLNDLFSSSGIGINYLRISIGASDLNSEVFSYDDMPSGQTDPTLAQFSLTKDQAVIQMLKDILLINPNIKILATPWSPPVWMKDNGNTMGGSLKPEYYGTYAQYFVKYIQAMQAQGIKIDAITPQNEPLHPGNNPSMYMSAGDQTTFIKANLGPAFQAANINTKIIAYDHNCDNPAYPLAVLNDTGANPYVDGSAFHLYAGDISALGTVHNLFPNKNVYFTEQWTSSTGSFSGDLDWHVKNIIIGSMRNWSKTALEWNVANDASFGPHTPGGCTQCKGAITINGSSSYDKNVAYYIIAHASKFVPVNSQRIASTQVDNLSTVAFKTPAGKTVLIVQNSNSADKAFNIKYDQKTASVTIPGISTVTYVF; translated from the coding sequence ATGAAATCACAACATTCATATAGTTTCGTACTTAGAAGTGCTGCACTCTGCGGTGTAGCGCTTCTTTCTTTTTTAAACTGCAGCAGTACGTCTTCGGATCTGGCCAATAACGGCGACAATTCGGGGAATGGTACCGGTGGGAATACAACCGGGGACCCTGTACAGATGTGGCTGACAAAAGGAGACCAGTCGGTGAAACTACAACAGCAGAATAATGCGTATTTTTCCGGAACTTCGGGTTCGGGAACAACGATTGAGATCGATCCGGCACAGGTTTTTCAAACCGTCGACGGCTTCGGCTATACCCTTACGGGAGGAAGTGTTCAGGTAATTAACCAGCTGAGTGCAGCCAAGAAACAGGAATTGCTGAACGATCTTTTCAGCAGCTCAGGCATTGGGATCAATTATTTAAGGATCAGTATAGGTGCTTCGGATCTGAACAGCGAAGTCTTTTCCTATGATGACATGCCTTCCGGGCAGACCGACCCTACGTTGGCCCAATTCAGCCTTACAAAAGATCAGGCGGTGATCCAGATGCTGAAAGACATCCTTTTGATCAACCCGAATATTAAGATCCTTGCCACCCCATGGTCACCTCCGGTTTGGATGAAAGACAATGGAAATACGATGGGCGGAAGCTTAAAACCTGAATATTATGGGACCTATGCCCAATATTTTGTGAAGTACATCCAGGCCATGCAGGCTCAGGGAATTAAGATTGATGCCATTACCCCTCAGAATGAACCTTTACATCCCGGGAATAACCCGAGTATGTATATGTCGGCGGGTGATCAGACGACTTTTATTAAAGCGAATTTAGGTCCGGCTTTTCAGGCGGCAAATATTAATACAAAGATCATTGCTTATGATCACAACTGCGACAATCCGGCCTATCCTCTGGCGGTATTAAATGATACGGGGGCTAATCCATATGTTGACGGGTCTGCCTTCCATTTGTATGCAGGAGATATTTCGGCTTTGGGGACGGTTCACAATTTATTTCCGAATAAAAATGTTTATTTTACGGAACAGTGGACAAGTTCTACCGGAAGTTTCTCCGGGGATTTGGATTGGCACGTAAAAAACATTATTATTGGGTCTATGAGAAACTGGAGCAAAACCGCATTGGAATGGAATGTAGCCAACGACGCTTCATTCGGCCCTCATACACCGGGCGGCTGTACACAGTGTAAAGGAGCCATTACCATCAATGGAAGCAGCAGCTATGACAAAAATGTAGCATATTATATTATTGCCCATGCGTCAAAATTTGTTCCGGTAAATTCTCAGAGGATTGCTTCGACGCAGGTGGATAACCTTTCAACGGTGGCCTTCAAAACTCCGGCAGGGAAAACGGTTCTTATTGTTCAGAACAGCAATTCTGCCGATAAAGCATTTAATATTAAATACGATCAGAAAACAGCTTCCGTAACGATTCCTGGCATTTCGACAGTGACTTATGTTTTTTAA
- a CDS encoding translation initiation factor, which produces MDLRDQLKNLFPDHEEQDFEMPKEQFKQKEPLVCKFEKKGRNGKPVTIVEGWEGNEEELKKISKKIKTTLGIGGSEKDGTIIIQGDNRDKIMEILKEMGFKTKRVGG; this is translated from the coding sequence ATGGATTTAAGAGACCAATTGAAAAACCTTTTTCCTGATCACGAAGAGCAGGATTTTGAAATGCCCAAAGAACAATTCAAGCAGAAAGAACCTTTGGTGTGCAAGTTTGAAAAGAAAGGAAGAAACGGAAAGCCTGTAACCATTGTTGAAGGCTGGGAAGGAAACGAAGAAGAACTAAAAAAAATCTCGAAGAAAATAAAAACCACATTAGGGATCGGCGGCTCCGAAAAGGACGGTACCATTATCATTCAGGGCGATAACCGTGATAAGATTATGGAAATCCTTAAAGAAATGGGATTTAAAACAAAGAGGGTCGGCGGATAA
- a CDS encoding enoyl-ACP reductase, giving the protein MSYGLLKGKKGIIFGALNEQSIAWKVAERCHEEGAEFILSNAPIALRMGELNGLAEKTGSEVIGADATSLEDLEKLFDAAVAKFGKIDFILHSIGMSVNVRKGKHYTEMNYDWLEKGWDISAVSFHKVMRVAYEKDCMNEWGSILALSYIAAQRTFPDYNDMSDNKAYLESIARTFGGYWGERKVRVNTVSQSPTPTTAGSGVKGFGNFLGYAEDMSPLGNATALECADYCVTLFSDLTKKVTMQNLFHDGGFSSSGVTEKVIRKYDAE; this is encoded by the coding sequence ATGTCATACGGTTTACTTAAAGGCAAAAAGGGAATTATTTTTGGAGCCCTTAATGAACAATCGATCGCATGGAAAGTTGCAGAAAGATGTCATGAAGAAGGTGCTGAATTTATCTTGTCCAACGCTCCTATCGCTCTGAGAATGGGAGAACTTAACGGCTTAGCAGAAAAAACAGGTTCTGAAGTAATCGGGGCAGATGCAACTTCTCTTGAAGATCTGGAAAAGCTTTTTGATGCCGCAGTTGCCAAATTCGGTAAAATTGATTTTATCCTTCACTCCATCGGAATGTCTGTGAACGTGAGAAAAGGGAAACACTATACGGAAATGAATTACGACTGGTTGGAAAAAGGCTGGGATATCTCAGCGGTTTCTTTCCACAAAGTAATGAGGGTAGCTTACGAGAAAGACTGTATGAACGAATGGGGAAGCATCCTGGCTTTATCATATATTGCAGCGCAGAGAACATTCCCTGATTATAATGATATGTCCGATAACAAAGCTTATCTGGAAAGCATCGCCAGAACTTTCGGGGGCTATTGGGGTGAAAGAAAAGTACGTGTAAATACGGTTTCCCAGTCTCCTACGCCTACAACAGCAGGAAGCGGAGTGAAAGGTTTTGGAAATTTCCTTGGCTACGCTGAAGATATGTCTCCGCTGGGGAATGCAACGGCTCTTGAGTGTGCGGACTACTGTGTTACTTTATTTTCAGACCTTACGAAAAAAGTAACCATGCAGAATCTTTTCCACGACGGAGGTTTCAGCAGCTCAGGAGTTACAGAGAAAGTGATTCGTAAATATGATGCTGAATAA
- a CDS encoding IS256 family transposase — protein MIDKEELLNNKDFYKSFKNGEDLTSFFKQMHKRAVEHMLEAELDAHLDNEKHEKTKEGNYRNGHGTKKIKSSFGESEIKVPRDRAGSFEPALVPKRHNIIEGLENIIISFYAKGMSVSDIEEQVKELYDFEISSSAISRITNAVASEVVSWQNRPLEDLYLIVWMDGIVFKVRENSKVINKTIYLAVGLNREGKKEVLGMWLGKNESSSFWMGVLTELKARGVEDILITATDNLNGFTQTIRSVFPESQTQICVVHQIRNACKYVVWKDRKEFSADMKHIYTAPTKQAAEAALNDFAEKWESKYSYAIKSWKDNWDELTVFFEFPLEIRKIIYTTNLIENLNGKIRKYTKNKMSFPTDDAVLKSVYLALKEATKKWSMPIQNWGIVLNQFMLIFEERLRL, from the coding sequence ATGATCGACAAAGAAGAATTATTAAACAATAAGGATTTCTACAAGTCCTTTAAAAATGGAGAAGATTTAACCTCTTTCTTCAAACAGATGCACAAACGTGCCGTTGAACACATGCTGGAAGCAGAGCTTGATGCTCATCTGGATAATGAAAAACATGAAAAAACCAAAGAAGGGAACTATCGCAACGGACATGGAACCAAGAAAATAAAATCATCTTTTGGAGAGAGTGAAATCAAAGTTCCCAGAGACAGAGCTGGAAGTTTCGAGCCTGCTTTGGTACCAAAAAGGCACAACATCATCGAAGGTTTGGAGAATATCATTATCTCATTCTACGCCAAAGGCATGAGTGTGAGCGATATCGAAGAACAGGTCAAAGAACTGTACGATTTTGAAATATCTTCCTCTGCCATTTCCAGAATTACCAATGCCGTTGCCTCTGAAGTGGTGAGCTGGCAAAACCGCCCCTTAGAAGATTTGTATTTGATTGTCTGGATGGACGGAATCGTATTCAAGGTTCGTGAGAACTCTAAAGTGATCAACAAGACCATCTATTTGGCAGTAGGATTGAATCGTGAAGGGAAAAAAGAAGTGCTGGGAATGTGGCTCGGTAAGAATGAAAGTTCGAGCTTCTGGATGGGGGTTCTCACAGAACTCAAAGCCCGTGGCGTGGAAGATATTCTGATTACTGCTACCGATAACTTAAACGGATTTACCCAGACCATCCGTTCCGTTTTTCCTGAATCTCAAACCCAGATCTGTGTGGTTCATCAGATCAGAAATGCCTGCAAATATGTGGTTTGGAAGGACAGAAAAGAATTCTCTGCCGATATGAAGCATATTTACACCGCTCCAACAAAACAAGCCGCTGAAGCCGCTTTAAATGATTTTGCAGAAAAATGGGAATCCAAATATTCCTATGCCATCAAATCCTGGAAGGATAATTGGGATGAACTGACCGTATTTTTTGAATTTCCTTTAGAGATTCGTAAAATCATTTATACAACCAATTTAATCGAGAATCTAAACGGTAAAATCCGAAAATACACCAAAAACAAAATGTCTTTCCCTACGGATGATGCAGTCTTGAAATCTGTTTACCTTGCTTTAAAAGAAGCCACAAAAAAATGGTCGATGCCAATCCAGAATTGGGGGATTGTTCTAAACCAATTTATGCTTATTTTTGAAGAAAGGCTCAGATTATAA
- the bglX gene encoding beta-glucosidase BglX produces MKRVCFLLAFTALGFQAFGQKTIDQKVSEILSKMTLEEKVGQLVQYSGFEYATGPQNSNSANVLNEIKQGKVGSMLNVAGAAETRKFQELALRSRLKIPLLFGQDVIHGYRTTFPVNLGQAASWDLKLIEKSERIAATEASAYGIHWTFAPMVDIARDPRWGRVMEGSGEDTYLGTQIGLARIRGFQGRGLGSVDAIMACAKHFAAYGAAVGGRDYNSVDMSLRQLNETYLPPFKAAAQAGVATFMNSFNDINGIPATANRYILRDLLKGKWNYQGFVVSDWGSIGEMVPHGYAKDNKEAAEKAIIAGSDMDMESRAYMAELPKLVQEGKVDPKLIDDAARRILIKKFEMGLFDDPYRFSSEKRQQEQTNNQENRKFGREFGSKSIVLIKNQKNILPLSRSVKTVALIGPFGKETSANHGFWSVAFKDDSQRIVTQFDGIKNQLDKNSTLLYAKGCNVDDQDRSMFAEALETAKKADVVIMTLGEGHAMSGEAKSRSNIHFSGVQEELLKEIAKTGKPIVLMINAGRPLVFDWAADNVPAILYTWWLGTEAGNSIADVLFGTVNPGGKLPMTFPRTEGQIPVYYNHYNTGRPAKNNTDRNYVSAYIDLDNDPKFPFGYGLSYTQFKYSDMNISATDLKGNQTLKISVNVSNTGNYDGEEVVQLYIRDLFGKVVRPVKELKGFEKILIKKGETKTVTFTITPENLKFYDDQLNYDWEGGEFDIMVGTDSQNVQTKRINWSK; encoded by the coding sequence ATGAAAAGAGTTTGTTTCTTACTCGCATTTACAGCATTAGGGTTCCAGGCATTCGGACAGAAAACCATCGATCAGAAAGTTTCTGAGATTCTCTCGAAGATGACACTGGAAGAAAAAGTAGGCCAGCTTGTTCAGTACAGTGGTTTTGAATATGCTACCGGCCCTCAGAACTCCAATTCTGCAAATGTTTTGAATGAAATAAAGCAAGGCAAAGTAGGTTCGATGCTTAATGTTGCAGGAGCAGCGGAAACAAGAAAATTTCAGGAATTAGCCTTACGGTCAAGACTGAAAATTCCCTTGCTGTTCGGTCAGGATGTGATTCATGGCTACAGGACGACCTTTCCTGTGAATTTAGGACAGGCAGCCAGCTGGGATTTAAAATTAATTGAAAAATCAGAAAGGATCGCCGCCACTGAAGCTTCGGCTTATGGCATCCACTGGACCTTTGCACCGATGGTCGATATCGCAAGAGATCCGAGATGGGGCAGGGTAATGGAAGGTTCCGGAGAAGACACTTATCTGGGAACGCAGATTGGCCTGGCAAGGATCAGGGGATTTCAGGGAAGAGGTCTGGGAAGCGTTGATGCCATCATGGCGTGCGCAAAGCATTTTGCAGCGTATGGTGCAGCCGTTGGCGGTAGAGATTACAATTCCGTAGACATGAGTTTAAGACAATTAAACGAAACCTATCTTCCGCCTTTCAAGGCAGCTGCCCAGGCAGGTGTGGCCACTTTTATGAATTCTTTCAATGATATCAACGGAATTCCGGCGACGGCCAACCGGTATATCTTACGGGATTTATTAAAAGGGAAATGGAACTATCAGGGTTTTGTGGTTTCCGATTGGGGAAGCATTGGCGAAATGGTTCCTCACGGTTATGCCAAAGACAATAAAGAGGCTGCCGAAAAAGCCATCATTGCCGGAAGCGATATGGATATGGAAAGCCGGGCTTATATGGCTGAACTTCCAAAACTGGTTCAGGAAGGAAAAGTAGATCCGAAACTGATTGATGATGCCGCCAGAAGAATTTTAATTAAAAAATTCGAAATGGGACTGTTTGATGATCCATACCGGTTCAGCAGCGAGAAAAGACAGCAGGAACAGACCAATAATCAGGAAAACAGAAAATTCGGAAGGGAGTTTGGCTCAAAAAGTATTGTTTTAATTAAAAATCAAAAGAATATACTGCCACTTTCACGATCAGTGAAAACCGTAGCCCTTATCGGACCTTTTGGAAAAGAAACTTCTGCCAATCACGGATTTTGGTCGGTTGCCTTTAAAGATGACAGCCAAAGAATTGTAACCCAGTTCGACGGAATCAAAAATCAGCTGGATAAAAATTCCACCTTATTATATGCAAAAGGCTGCAATGTTGACGACCAGGACAGATCAATGTTTGCCGAAGCGCTGGAAACGGCAAAAAAAGCGGATGTTGTGATTATGACTTTGGGTGAAGGCCATGCGATGAGCGGCGAAGCCAAAAGCAGAAGCAACATTCATTTTTCAGGTGTTCAGGAAGAGCTTTTAAAAGAAATTGCCAAAACGGGCAAACCGATTGTACTGATGATCAATGCAGGAAGGCCCTTAGTTTTCGACTGGGCAGCAGATAATGTTCCGGCAATTCTTTACACATGGTGGCTGGGAACGGAAGCCGGAAATTCCATTGCGGATGTTCTTTTCGGAACGGTAAATCCGGGCGGAAAACTGCCGATGACATTTCCAAGAACCGAAGGCCAGATTCCGGTATATTATAACCACTACAACACCGGGAGACCGGCGAAGAACAATACCGACAGAAACTATGTTTCAGCGTACATCGATCTGGATAACGATCCGAAGTTCCCTTTTGGGTATGGATTGAGCTATACTCAGTTTAAATATTCGGATATGAATATAAGTGCGACAGATCTTAAAGGAAATCAGACTTTAAAAATCAGCGTAAATGTTTCCAATACCGGGAATTACGATGGGGAAGAGGTCGTGCAGCTGTACATCAGAGATTTGTTCGGAAAAGTGGTCAGGCCGGTAAAAGAACTGAAAGGATTTGAAAAAATTCTTATTAAAAAAGGCGAAACCAAAACCGTCACTTTTACAATAACACCGGAAAACCTCAAATTCTACGATGATCAGTTGAATTATGACTGGGAAGGCGGTGAATTTGATATAATGGTCGGAACCGATTCTCAGAACGTTCAGACAAAAAGGATCAATTGGTCGAAATAA
- a CDS encoding glycoside hydrolase family 30 protein produces MKRLVISCFVVGMTLNVQAQDYWKKNTGKTAKVIVTNSKANEKMADKGMVKFERMDQPKETDACIFVDPDFKYQKLIGIGGAITDASAETFYKLPKNKQKEIIEAYYGKNGLGYTVIRTNMNSCDFSSDSYTYVQENDKSLKSFNVAHDEKYKIPMIKEAQKSIGKDFTFYFSPWSPPAWMKSNKSMLKGGRLENDFYQTWADYYIKFIKEYEKRGINVWGLTVQNEPMATQTWESCIYTAQEEGDFLKNNLGPTLWKNGFKDKKVMIWDHNRDLIYQRATTTLCDPETSKYAAGIGYHWYETWNNKTQLFDNLSETQRAFPDKFLAFTEGCKEQFDLSKIYDVKLGELYGRNMLNDFNKGTALWTDWNVLLDETGGPNHVGNFCFAPIIADTKTGEVHYTYEYYYVGHVSKYIKPNAVRIGSSSNRVALTSTTFMNQNGQLVTVIMNDSDNDIDTNLWIEGMAAKLNAPAHSIQTVIL; encoded by the coding sequence ATGAAGAGATTAGTTATAAGCTGCTTTGTCGTTGGAATGACGCTCAACGTTCAGGCACAGGATTATTGGAAAAAAAATACAGGAAAAACGGCAAAAGTAATTGTGACCAATTCCAAAGCCAATGAAAAAATGGCAGATAAAGGAATGGTAAAATTCGAGAGAATGGATCAGCCGAAAGAAACGGATGCATGCATCTTCGTAGACCCGGATTTCAAATACCAGAAACTCATCGGTATCGGCGGGGCTATTACCGATGCTTCTGCAGAAACTTTCTATAAGCTTCCGAAAAATAAGCAGAAAGAAATCATCGAAGCCTATTACGGAAAGAACGGACTGGGTTATACGGTGATCCGGACCAATATGAACTCGTGTGATTTTTCGAGTGATTCTTATACCTACGTTCAGGAAAACGATAAATCGCTAAAATCTTTTAACGTGGCCCACGACGAGAAGTACAAGATCCCGATGATCAAAGAAGCGCAGAAGTCCATCGGGAAAGATTTTACGTTTTATTTTTCACCGTGGAGCCCACCGGCATGGATGAAGTCCAACAAAAGTATGCTGAAAGGCGGAAGGCTGGAAAATGATTTTTACCAGACCTGGGCCGATTATTATATCAAATTTATTAAAGAATACGAAAAAAGAGGCATCAATGTCTGGGGATTAACCGTTCAGAATGAGCCGATGGCCACACAAACCTGGGAATCCTGCATTTATACAGCTCAGGAAGAAGGGGATTTCCTGAAAAATAATTTAGGCCCAACACTTTGGAAAAACGGATTTAAAGATAAAAAAGTAATGATCTGGGATCACAACCGTGACCTGATCTACCAAAGAGCCACTACGACTTTATGCGATCCCGAAACATCAAAATATGCCGCAGGAATCGGCTATCACTGGTACGAAACCTGGAACAACAAAACCCAGCTTTTTGATAACCTGTCGGAAACCCAGCGTGCTTTCCCGGATAAATTCCTGGCTTTTACCGAAGGCTGTAAAGAACAGTTCGATCTGTCTAAAATTTACGACGTCAAACTGGGTGAGCTGTACGGAAGAAATATGCTGAACGACTTTAATAAAGGAACGGCTTTATGGACGGATTGGAACGTTCTTCTTGACGAAACCGGTGGCCCGAATCACGTTGGGAATTTCTGTTTTGCTCCTATCATAGCCGATACGAAAACCGGGGAAGTTCATTATACCTATGAATATTACTATGTCGGCCATGTTTCCAAATACATCAAGCCAAATGCCGTAAGAATCGGAAGCTCATCGAACAGGGTGGCTTTAACCTCCACAACATTCATGAATCAGAACGGCCAGTTGGTAACCGTGATTATGAACGATTCGGATAACGATATCGATACCAACCTCTGGATCGAAGGAATGGCTGCAAAACTGAATGCGCCGGCCCATTCTATACAGACAGTAATTTTATAA